The genomic region CAGGCCGGCTCGGCCACCCGGAAAGCCGGGTCCGGGGTGTAAGCCTCGATCACATCCTGCATCCATTCCTGAATGTCGCTTTCGGGTATCTCGGCATAGCGCAAAAGGGCCAGCGCGAAGTCGAGCCCTTCAGGCTGGCTGCGGTTGAGAATGGCGTGAATGCCGAGCGCCTGATGGCGGCGCTGATCGTGTTCGTCATTGACCACCACGAAGCGTTCCAGCTCGGGGAAGTGCTCGCGGATATAGGGCGTGATCTCGGCAGAGATTTCATAGCGCGGCTGGCATACCGCCAGCGCACGTGCCTCAGTAACATCGATGGCCTTTAATAACCGCGTATCGGAAGGATCGCCGAACGTCACCGCATAGCCGTCCGTAATGGCGGCGAGGAACCGGTCCGGGTCGTTCTCCACCGCGATCACGGGTATGCCAAAACGCGTCAGGGCGTTGTAGGCCATCCGGCCAGACGGGGTCATGGCGTAGATGAGGACCGGGCAGTTCATCTCTTCGGGCGCGCTGACCGGTTTGCGGCTGGCAGTGGCATCGGCAATGCGCCGGGCCAGCTTCAGCCCCAGCGATGCCCAGGCCGGCGTCAGCGCCAGTGACAGCGCGCTCGCCGCGACCAGAATCCCTGTCAGTTCTGCGCCCAACGCCGCCGCAATGCCCGGCAGGGCCAGGATGACGAGGCCGAACTCCGACCCCTGCGCCAGCGAAAACCCCAGCTGCGCGCCGCCCGCCAGGCTCCATCTGTTGATAATGGCGGCGGCCCACGTAAGGGCTGTCTTCAGCACGAACAGCACGGCGAGCGCGGCGAGGATCCAGTGGGCCTCGGCCACCATCATGCGCCAGTCCAGCGCCATACCGACCGTGATGAAGAAGAAGCCGAGAAGCAGCGCGCCAAAGGGTCTGGCTTCGGTGCGGATCAATGTCTTGAACGGCGTGTCGGCGATAATCATGCCGGCCAGGAAGGCACCCAGTGTCAGGGAGAGCTCCAGCGCGCCGGTCGCCGCCGCCGTTGCCAGCACGAGAAACAGGGCCGCAGCGGTGAAAATCTCGTCATTGCGGGTTTTCGACAGCAGGCGAAAGAGCGGCCCGATCACGAACCGTCCGGCCAGCAGGGCGGCGGCAACGGCCAGCAGGGCTTTGAGTGCCGACATGCCCAGAATGGCGCCAAGGTCTCCGCCCCCGCCTTCGGACAGGGCGACGGCGATGACAAGCAGGAAGATGCCGGCTATGTCCTGAAACACCAGCACGGCGGTCGCAGAGCGGCCCAGTGGACAGGTGGCAATGCCGCGCTCGGCAAGTGTCTGCGTCACCACGGCCGTTGCCGAAATGCCTGCCGCCGCCCCGATCAGCAAAGCCAGCAGCCAGTCCATGCCGGCCAGCCAGCCGACAAGGCCGAAACCGACCGTACACAATATCATCTGCAGGGGCGCAAGGCCGATCAGGTCGCCCTTGCTCTCGCGCACGGTCTTCAGCGAGAAGCC from Glycocaulis abyssi harbors:
- a CDS encoding cation:proton antiporter, with protein sequence MSEVEAILPAVKLLGVGIAAIMLARLLKTSPIVTFIAAGLLIGPFGLGMIEENGTTRLLAQLGVVFLLFDIGLGFSLKTVRESKGDLIGLAPLQMILCTVGFGLVGWLAGMDWLLALLIGAAAGISATAVVTQTLAERGIATCPLGRSATAVLVFQDIAGIFLLVIAVALSEGGGGDLGAILGMSALKALLAVAAALLAGRFVIGPLFRLLSKTRNDEIFTAAALFLVLATAAATGALELSLTLGAFLAGMIIADTPFKTLIRTEARPFGALLLGFFFITVGMALDWRMMVAEAHWILAALAVLFVLKTALTWAAAIINRWSLAGGAQLGFSLAQGSEFGLVILALPGIAAALGAELTGILVAASALSLALTPAWASLGLKLARRIADATASRKPVSAPEEMNCPVLIYAMTPSGRMAYNALTRFGIPVIAVENDPDRFLAAITDGYAVTFGDPSDTRLLKAIDVTEARALAVCQPRYEISAEITPYIREHFPELERFVVVNDEHDQRRHQALGIHAILNRSQPEGLDFALALLRYAEIPESDIQEWMQDVIEAYTPDPAFRVAEPA